The proteins below come from a single Brevinematia bacterium genomic window:
- a CDS encoding 30S ribosomal protein S12 has protein sequence MPTINQLVRKGRERVRKRSKAPALRG, from the coding sequence ATGCCGACGATAAATCAGCTTGTGAGGAAGGGGAGGGAGAGGGTTAGGAAGAGGAGTAAAGCGCCTGCATTGAGGGG
- a CDS encoding flagellar protein FlgN encodes MWEKELVDILEEEKKILGCILEKERLKKDLLIKREAEKLLEINSEEEKLFDELDRYEFARKEIMKKISHRLNSSSEEITLSRILEFASNKPLLENLKNSIISLISEIKLLSFENKVLIESSMNVSLSLIEKLTNLQPSDNNYNSKGKKEIKIDLTTYSTIT; translated from the coding sequence ATGTGGGAAAAGGAGTTAGTGGATATACTTGAAGAAGAAAAAAAGATCTTAGGTTGTATATTAGAAAAGGAAAGACTGAAAAAGGATCTTCTTATAAAAAGGGAAGCAGAAAAACTTTTAGAAATAAACTCCGAAGAAGAGAAACTTTTTGACGAGCTGGACAGGTATGAATTTGCTAGAAAAGAAATTATGAAGAAAATATCCCACAGATTAAACTCTTCTTCCGAAGAGATAACTCTATCAAGAATATTAGAATTTGCATCAAACAAGCCACTTTTGGAAAATCTGAAGAACTCAATAATATCTCTCATTTCCGAGATAAAGCTACTTTCGTTTGAAAACAAAGTTCTGATAGAAAGCTCAATGAATGTTTCTCTCTCGCTAATAGAAAAACTCACAAACCTACAACCATCTGACAACAACTACAATTCCAAGGGCAAAAAAGAAATAAAGATAGATCTAACAACTTACTCCACAATTACCTAA